From Cercospora beticola chromosome 6, complete sequence, a single genomic window includes:
- a CDS encoding uncharacterized protein (antiSMASH:Cluster_4) → MVNSQTILKALAGTYALVNTTTLYNGVPGKDTEFGANPAGQLIYTKSGYVSVVITDAANTTLSFAGPFYIDTDVPSNKTAGQLFYGPIVASDYPDLIGSREHTKYDVVISDGRIGFPHGTRILSTQSLGHNGTEELAVWRSID, encoded by the exons ATGGTAAATTCTCAGACTATCCTGAAGGCTTTGGCTGGCACCTACGCTCTTGTCAATACCACGAC TCTATACAATGGCGTGCCAGGGAAGGATACTGAGTTCGGCGCAAACCCAGCTGGCCAATTGATATACACCAAATCGGGCTATGTTTCGGTGGTGATCACAGATG CTGCAAACACAACGCTGTCATTTGCCGGACCTTTTTACATCGATACTGATGTTCCATCGAATAAG ACTGCAGGCCAGCTCTTCTATGGTCCCATCGTAGCATCCGATTATCCTGATCTCATCGGAAGCAGGGAGCATACGAAGTACGATGTCGTAATCTCCGATGGTAGAATTGGGTTTCCGCATGGTACAAGAATTTTGAGTACGCAAAGCCTCGGCCATAATGGGACAGAGGAGCTTGCTGTGTGGAGAAGTATCGACTAG